CAAGGCGTAAAGTTTGATGGTGCGTTCAGTCAGTTTTTCTTTGATGGACTGGATCGCTTCAAAATTGCTGTTCAACTGCCCTTCCAGGGTCACGGTCCTGTTCTTCAGGTTTTTCATCTCTGCCCGGGACCTGCTTGTTTCATCGAGAAGGTCAATGTAGTTCTTATTGACAACCGACAGGGAAATCCCCAGCAGGGCGTATGACAGGCACACGATCCATGATGGTCCGAAGGCAGGGGTGAAATTGAGCACATAGAAGATCGGAGCCATTACAGAAATCACAAGCGTGATCGTGCAGCCTTCCTCCATTCCAAGAGTAGCGCCGTAGATAATGATTCCCCAGTAACAGAAATAGGTGAAAACCGGGGGGACATTTTTGCTGAAAATGAGATGGAAAAGGAGAAACATGAACAGCACGCCCAAGAGATACACAAGCTTTCGCCCGCTTCGCTCAAACACCGTTCTTTTGGATTCAGGCATTACCTGCGACTTGGAAACGGATTCCTTTTCGTCCCTCACCAGAGAATACTTCCCATAGATCTCTGTGAGAATTCTCTGGGCAGTGGAAGAAATTACCGGTTCCATGTCTTTGGACAGTTTTTCGAGAATCTTCGCGAAACTTGAATCAGCGGTACCTTTGAGAGAATCGAGCAGTTTGAGCTTGATGTCAAGCGAGGTTTCTTTCTGCTGAAGCATCTGATACCAGGTGTTTTTCAGCTCCTTGGAAAATTCATTTAAGAGAATTTCCAGCAATTGCCTTCGATCCGAATGATTCAGGATCAATTCCTGAAGTTCCGGATGCTGGGTAGCCGTGCTCTTCTTGCGGTGCAGTGATTCAGCCGCCAGTTTGAAAATTTCGCTGTTTGAGTGAGACAGCAGGTAAAAGATGAACAGATACCCGCCTGATTCGAAATTCAGTTCAGCCATCTTTACCAGGACCTGGATCAGTGGAAAATCGTCGCTCTCCACAGCGGGCTGAAAAAATTCCGGGTACAGTTTCCATTCCAGCCGGTGGGTTTCCACCAGCTGTTCAAGCATTTTCTGCCGTTTCACCTTGTCGGGCTGAGTGAAAAACAACTCCTGCAGCTTTTTTTGATTGAACCCCTGCGGGTCGTCCAGATGCTGAAGGAATAATTGTTCGATTTCTTCAGGAGGCAGCAATATCTTTGGATTATTCATATAAAAATCGGCTCTGCTGTTTGAAAATTTTAATTATATTACATGTTTTTTTAATGATTCTCAACTTTTCCGGACATGTTGCAGGAACGGTCAGAAACCGTTCCCTACTGAAAAGCATTTTCCAGATGTTCGATCTTCCAGTCGATGATGTTGATCACGTCAAATCTGAAATTGTAATTCTGATATTCCGGATGGATGGCTATAAAATAAAGGGCTGTTTTTTTTATGCGCTGCTGCTTAGCCCGGTTGACGAGAAAACCGGGATCCATGCCAAAAGCTGTTTTCCGGGTTTTAACTTCCACAAAAACCAGCTGCTCCCCACAGGACACGATCAGATCAATTTCCCCAAACCTGCTGCGGAAATTTTCTGCCACCAGGGAGAAACCCAGCTCCCGGATATATTCAGAAGCCCGGTGTTCTCCGTGCTCTCCCAGTTCTTTCCTGCTATTTCCCGAAGCCAAGCTTAGCCTCCGTTTCTTTTCTCTCAAGTCTGTCCCTGGCATCCCGGCAGATTTTTCCGATCGCGCTCAATTCCCGCGGCTCGAATCCGGACTCAGTAATTTCGCCTTCCAGTGCTTCTAATGCCGGCATACTTCTGAGAGTCTTGGCCCTCTTCCAGAATTGATAAAAAAGCGGGGGGAAAAGACCTGATTTGACAGGTTCGAATGTTTTGCGGTGCTCTGGACATGGTCCGTACAGCGAAATTGCCAGCAGATGATCCAGGGTTCCATACCCTTTATGCGCGGCAAACCCGTAAGCCGGATACTTCTGACCCAGTTCCAGCATCAAATCGTCACGATGGACCTTGGCGAGGATTGAGGCAGCTGCTATCGAGAGAGACTTGTCCTCTCCTCTGATCAGGCTTTGGTACGGAATTCCAAGATCCCCAAGCTTCACTGCGTCGATCAGCAGATAGTCCGGACGAAGGCCAAGTCCGCCGAAAGCTTTCAGCATGGCTTTTTTTGTGGCTTTCAGGATGTTCAGATCGTCAATCTCTTCCCTGGATGAAATCCCAAAGGAATAGCCCACAGCCCGGGTAATAATACCAGGATAAAGTTTTCTCCTGGCGGAATCGCTGAGCTTTTTGGAATCCCGTACACCTTCCAGATCGAAATCTGCTCTGAGTATCACACAGGCTGCCACTACGGGACCTGCCAGCGGACCGCGTCCGGCTTCATCCATACCTGCGACGGCGCAGAATCCCCTTTTTTTCAGTTCCAGTTCGATTTCAGAAAATTGCACTTTTCCAATTCCTCTGCCACAGCTTACTGATTCAGGATCACTTTTCCATCAAATTGCATAAGACAGGCCTCTTTTTCCTGGTCCAGCATTCCCCTGAATCTGAGAAAATTCAGATCCATGTATGTCAGAAAGATGAACATGCGTAAAAAAATGAAAATAACGGCGTAAGTTACTGCCAGGGCCAGACAGATCAGCAGCAAGGCAAACAGGAAGGTCGCAGGGTATAAAAGGATCTGGATGCTGAATGTCAGCATGAAAAGCAGCACTGACAGCAGGATGACGATCAGGCTGAGCGGAAGTCCCACTGCAATCACGATGATTAAGACTGCTTTGGCATAGAAATAAGCCAATACTGTAGTCAGTATCCCTTTACAGAGCAAATATCTCATGATTGCTGACCATTTTTCGCAGAAAAAAATCAGGAAGGTCCTGCAGCAAAGAGAGACAGAAAGATCCCTGGTGGCAAGCCAGGGTATCAGAAAAAAGAAAAACAGGCCCAGGCAGACATTTCCCAGCAGTGCCAAAAGATTCGAGAATCGCACAGCCTGCGCTCCGGGAGCTCCGAATCCGGAACTGTCGAACATAACCTGCAGAATTCCGGAAGCAGCGAGATATGCTGCAGGCAGGAAAAAGAACAGCAGGGCTGAAGCAAATACCAGAGCTGCAAAACTCCCTTTTTTCTTAAATTCATCCAGCAGCCTGCGCTCAATCCCGGCCGTGAACAGTGTGGAAAAAAACAGGAGCAGGAAACGGAATTGCCAGACCAGTGCATAAGCCGTCAGCGCTATGATCAGGGCGATAAACAAAAAAACAGGCCCCAGATGCTGCTCAATGATGCTGCCCAATTTCTGCTTCTGCTCGCCAAACACTTCCTTGGCTACCCTCAGTTTTTCCTCCAGATCAGGATCAGCCGATTTCAGCGCACTTTTGATGATTTCAGTGTAGGCGGCATCCGATCCCCCTTTCAGGGACGAAGCGGTGTTGAAGAACAAACCGGCAAATGAAAGGTTCTGGCCGGAAAACCAGGCTATGCAGTAAATCAACGCTAGTGATGCGTATGTTTTCCAGGTCATTTTCCTGACAAGATTCCCGGAATTGCACCAGGATATTTTCATGATCTCAAAAAAACTTTTATTCATTCATTCTCCTAAAAGCATCCCTGGAAATGTCTC
Above is a window of Candidatus Wallbacteria bacterium DNA encoding:
- a CDS encoding YraN family protein, which codes for MASGNSRKELGEHGEHRASEYIRELGFSLVAENFRSRFGEIDLIVSCGEQLVFVEVKTRKTAFGMDPGFLVNRAKQQRIKKTALYFIAIHPEYQNYNFRFDVINIIDWKIEHLENAFQ
- a CDS encoding ribonuclease HII, with amino-acid sequence MQFSEIELELKKRGFCAVAGMDEAGRGPLAGPVVAACVILRADFDLEGVRDSKKLSDSARRKLYPGIITRAVGYSFGISSREEIDDLNILKATKKAMLKAFGGLGLRPDYLLIDAVKLGDLGIPYQSLIRGEDKSLSIAAASILAKVHRDDLMLELGQKYPAYGFAAHKGYGTLDHLLAISLYGPCPEHRKTFEPVKSGLFPPLFYQFWKRAKTLRSMPALEALEGEITESGFEPRELSAIGKICRDARDRLERKETEAKLGFGK